The following coding sequences lie in one Pectobacterium sp. A5351 genomic window:
- the wecG gene encoding lipopolysaccharide N-acetylmannosaminouronosyltransferase, with amino-acid sequence MTALKTTETIPLYTIRGLPIHGFRNMAQFVDYLFAGERVETGTLVAINAEKVLTAEKDVALRALLDRAEYKYADGISIVRSIRRKYPQADVTRIAGADLWEALMERAGKEGTPVFLVGGKPDVLAQTEAKLRAQWNVNIVGSQDGYFAPEQRDALFERIRASGARIVTVAMGSPRQEILMRDCRHHYPDALYMGVGGTYDVFTGHVKRAPLVWQNLGLEWLYRLLSQPSRIFRQFKLLKYVAYHYSGRL; translated from the coding sequence ATGACAGCGTTAAAAACCACAGAGACCATTCCTCTGTATACCATTCGTGGTTTGCCCATTCACGGCTTTCGCAATATGGCGCAGTTTGTTGATTACCTGTTTGCGGGCGAGCGGGTTGAAACGGGCACGCTCGTCGCGATTAACGCGGAGAAAGTGCTAACGGCGGAAAAAGACGTGGCGCTACGTGCATTGCTCGATCGTGCAGAGTACAAGTATGCGGACGGCATCAGCATCGTGCGCTCCATTCGGCGCAAGTATCCGCAGGCTGACGTCACGCGGATTGCAGGTGCTGATCTGTGGGAAGCGCTAATGGAGCGGGCAGGCAAAGAAGGAACGCCGGTTTTTCTGGTGGGCGGCAAACCTGATGTGCTGGCACAAACGGAAGCGAAGCTGAGGGCACAGTGGAATGTGAATATTGTTGGTAGCCAGGATGGCTATTTTGCGCCAGAGCAGCGCGATGCGTTGTTTGAGCGCATTCGCGCCAGCGGTGCACGGATTGTTACCGTCGCGATGGGGTCGCCACGACAGGAAATCCTGATGCGCGACTGTCGTCACCACTATCCTGATGCCTTGTATATGGGCGTGGGGGGAACGTATGACGTCTTTACCGGGCATGTGAAGCGTGCCCCGCTCGTGTGGCAAAACTTAGGACTGGAATGGCTGTATCGCTTACTGTCCCAGCCGAGCCGTATTTTTCGGCAGTTTAAGCTACTGAAATACGTTGCCTATCACTACAGCGGTCGCCTGTAG